One genomic segment of Gemmatimonadota bacterium includes these proteins:
- a CDS encoding glycosyltransferase has product MTRARVLHVASGREWRGGQRQVLLLARGLAAVPTVWSQVVTGRGTRLAEELAHAGVPRHETPWRMGLDPRALARVVRLTTRDTLLHAHDGHAHALADAAAQITGARVVVTRRISTAITAPRRYRRAAAVIALSDAIAAQVALAGVRSNRIHRVPPAVDLAPLALAPPWPAGVPHPGAATPWITVIAALTAEKGVDLLLEAAAIIAPQRPALRWLILGEGEERAALEARRHALGLDEVVQMPGHLLGPGGALVGATLAVQPSRSEGFGSSVLDALALGIPVVATAVGGLPDALVAGGGLLVPPGDPIALAEGIVSLLDDAPRRAALGAAGRAAAAGFGVDQLVARTLAVYRSLDLHPGD; this is encoded by the coding sequence ATGACCCGTGCTCGCGTGCTGCACGTCGCCAGCGGCCGCGAGTGGCGCGGTGGGCAGCGGCAGGTGCTTCTGCTGGCACGCGGACTCGCGGCCGTCCCCACCGTCTGGTCGCAAGTGGTGACGGGCCGCGGCACGCGCCTCGCCGAGGAACTCGCCCATGCCGGGGTCCCGCGGCACGAGACGCCGTGGCGCATGGGACTCGACCCACGCGCCCTCGCACGCGTCGTGCGCCTGACCACTCGTGACACCCTGCTCCACGCGCACGACGGGCACGCACATGCGCTCGCCGACGCGGCCGCCCAGATCACCGGTGCACGGGTCGTGGTCACGCGGCGAATCAGCACGGCCATCACCGCGCCGCGTCGCTATCGGCGCGCGGCCGCCGTCATCGCACTCTCGGACGCAATCGCGGCGCAGGTGGCGTTGGCCGGGGTGCGCTCCAACCGTATTCATCGCGTCCCGCCGGCGGTCGACCTCGCGCCGCTGGCGCTGGCACCGCCCTGGCCGGCCGGCGTGCCGCACCCCGGCGCTGCCACGCCGTGGATCACGGTGATTGCCGCACTCACTGCCGAGAAGGGGGTCGACTTGCTCCTCGAGGCGGCGGCGATCATCGCGCCGCAGCGGCCGGCGCTCCGTTGGCTGATCCTCGGCGAGGGCGAGGAGCGTGCGGCCCTGGAGGCCCGACGGCATGCCCTCGGCCTGGACGAGGTGGTCCAGATGCCCGGCCATCTGCTCGGCCCCGGGGGAGCGCTGGTGGGTGCCACCCTCGCGGTGCAACCGTCGCGCAGCGAAGGGTTCGGCTCCAGCGTGCTCGACGCCCTCGCTCTGGGCATCCCCGTGGTCGCGACGGCCGTGGGGGGACTGCCCGATGCGTTGGTCGCCGGCGGTGGGCTCCTGGTCCCCCCGGGGGATCCCATTGCGCTCGCCGAGGGGATCGTCAGCCTGCTGGATGATGCCCCACGGCGCGCCGCGCTCGGTGCCGCCGGACGTGCGGCCGCGGCGGGCTTCGGCGTGGACCAATTGGTCGCGCGGACGCTCGCCGTGTATCGTTCGCTCGACCTTCACCCTGGCGACTGA
- a CDS encoding glycosyltransferase: protein MLYFCIPTHDEAPTVGLLLWKIRRVLEESAREYQLLVGDDASTDATTEILAPYAKVLPLSVLRSEKHLGYAATVERLLKEALRRSDRHKRDAAILLPADFTFDPAELSEFLKRIDSGADLVIGEATQVDEADKWRRRVRRWAPRLLGRRVRVAGVRDIVSGVAAFRLVTLRAAFKDRPERWLETEGWAANAELLSWAAAGARQVESVAITERVERQQRESRHAAWDRAKALWAARRQLVAPPSNPEAGRKDRSPRATTTRDTA, encoded by the coding sequence ATGCTCTACTTCTGTATTCCGACCCACGACGAGGCCCCGACCGTCGGGCTGCTGCTGTGGAAGATCCGACGCGTGCTCGAGGAATCGGCGCGGGAATATCAGTTGCTCGTCGGCGATGACGCCTCCACCGATGCGACCACCGAGATCCTCGCGCCATATGCCAAGGTGCTGCCCCTCTCGGTGCTACGGTCCGAAAAGCATCTCGGCTACGCCGCCACCGTCGAGCGGCTGCTGAAGGAAGCGCTGCGCCGCTCTGATCGACACAAGCGCGACGCGGCGATCCTGCTGCCGGCGGACTTCACCTTCGATCCTGCCGAACTCTCCGAATTCCTCAAGCGGATCGACAGCGGCGCCGACCTGGTGATCGGCGAGGCCACCCAGGTTGACGAAGCGGACAAGTGGCGGCGACGGGTCCGGCGCTGGGCGCCGCGCCTCCTCGGCCGACGCGTACGTGTGGCCGGGGTCCGCGACATCGTCTCCGGGGTGGCAGCGTTTCGCCTGGTCACCTTGCGTGCGGCGTTCAAGGATCGGCCCGAGCGCTGGCTCGAGACGGAAGGATGGGCGGCCAACGCGGAGTTGTTGAGTTGGGCCGCCGCGGGCGCGCGACAGGTGGAATCGGTGGCGATCACCGAGCGCGTGGAACGTCAGCAGCGTGAATCACGTCATGCGGCGTGGGATCGGGCCAAGGCGTTGTGGGCGGCTCGTCGCCAGCTGGTTGCTCCGCCCTCCAACCCGGAGGCGGGGCGCAAGGACCGGTCGCCCCGTGCGACCACGACCCGGGATACTGCGTGA